The Echinicola rosea genome has a segment encoding these proteins:
- a CDS encoding FecR family protein, translating into MMAHNNIYIPEEIRELLRKLLSGTPLQEQELAQLNQWYDDVYDEGWESVDKDLGQRMYLQIHESIAKVNSEQTRKDSPGLRLRSLRSASSGWKTQTWLRAAMVTFLLVATALVVYVSQHDTHTSPNQAEEWITYQNPAGQKSKVQLPDGSIIYINAATAVKYQKGFGQSHRDLFLEGESYFEVAKDSIPFRVYSGGLVTEAVGTSFNISTYDATSIRVQLTSGIVKVYDAFEGNAQVKLMPGEEVRLKDGQLSSVFIFDINQAIAWKEGTIWLQKTPLSEVISILERWYDVDITVTNPPKEKVLLTGEFKNAMLTHLLESLSYSYRFDYKIDKKNITITFNY; encoded by the coding sequence ATGATGGCACACAACAATATTTATATTCCTGAAGAGATTAGGGAGCTTTTGAGAAAGTTACTTAGTGGGACTCCACTGCAAGAGCAGGAACTTGCTCAGCTAAACCAATGGTACGATGACGTTTACGATGAAGGTTGGGAATCAGTTGATAAGGACCTGGGGCAGCGGATGTATCTGCAAATCCATGAAAGTATAGCCAAGGTGAACAGTGAACAGACCAGAAAGGACAGTCCAGGCCTTCGTTTACGTTCTTTACGTTCAGCATCCTCAGGATGGAAAACTCAAACTTGGTTGCGTGCGGCCATGGTGACTTTTTTACTGGTTGCTACAGCGCTGGTGGTTTATGTCAGTCAGCATGATACCCATACCTCTCCAAACCAAGCAGAAGAATGGATCACCTATCAAAATCCTGCCGGACAGAAGTCCAAAGTCCAACTTCCTGATGGCAGTATAATTTATATTAATGCCGCCACAGCAGTAAAGTACCAGAAAGGTTTCGGTCAGTCTCATCGGGACTTGTTTTTGGAAGGAGAGTCCTATTTCGAAGTGGCCAAGGATAGCATTCCTTTTCGGGTTTACAGTGGTGGACTGGTAACAGAAGCGGTGGGTACTTCCTTTAATATCAGTACCTATGACGCCACTTCCATCAGGGTTCAACTTACCTCAGGGATTGTCAAAGTTTACGATGCTTTTGAGGGCAATGCCCAGGTTAAGTTGATGCCAGGTGAGGAAGTGCGTTTGAAGGATGGACAGCTCTCCTCTGTGTTTATCTTTGATATCAATCAGGCCATAGCATGGAAGGAAGGTACTATCTGGCTGCAAAAGACACCTTTATCGGAAGTGATCTCGATTCTAGAACGCTGGTATGATGTGGATATTACTGTTACTAATCCACCCAAAGAGAAAGTTTTATTAACCGGGGAATTTAAAAATGCCATGCTTACCCATTTGCTGGAAAGCTTGTCCTATTCCTACCGATTTGATTATAAGATTGACAAGAAAAATATCACCATCACCTTTAACTACTGA
- a CDS encoding BamA/TamA family outer membrane protein, with product MNRLLTILLCTLIWTISGFVQAQSSKEKFSMKVFRDSLDGKLDMSDFLIDFHGFIPVPQLITEPAVGNIGGVFTPIFIQPNKYQEEGRYIPPDITAGFVGYTANKSWGFGAVRMASLPKHHLKYRVAAFHGDVNMDFYRTLPIVGERELGFNLQTNGVFVSLLRQIANTELYMGLDYSFAHINASPDFGMNELPDFIENKELSSNISTISPDIQYDKRDNVFTPNKGIYLVSTFRINANWTGSDYDYQKLNLAGFKFFQPSPKWVSGVRLEGLWQFGDPPFYASPFIDMRGVPMARYQGDQIYMLETEQRYDFSMRWSGTLIAGLAKAPTADVNFSASDLIYTYGAGFRYLLARKFGLRTGVDVAWSNDDFGWYIVFGHAWNNRN from the coding sequence ATGAATAGACTTTTGACGATACTTTTATGTACGTTGATCTGGACAATTTCTGGTTTTGTTCAAGCCCAATCGTCCAAAGAGAAATTCAGTATGAAGGTTTTTAGGGATTCGCTGGATGGAAAGTTGGATATGAGTGATTTTTTGATCGATTTCCATGGATTTATTCCAGTCCCCCAACTGATTACAGAACCAGCTGTAGGCAATATCGGAGGGGTTTTTACACCGATTTTTATCCAGCCAAATAAGTATCAAGAGGAAGGTAGGTACATACCGCCAGATATTACGGCGGGATTTGTGGGTTATACTGCAAATAAGTCCTGGGGATTTGGGGCCGTAAGAATGGCTTCTCTACCAAAGCATCACTTAAAATACAGAGTGGCGGCATTTCATGGGGATGTCAACATGGATTTTTACAGGACCCTTCCCATTGTGGGCGAGCGGGAATTGGGCTTTAATCTACAGACCAATGGTGTTTTTGTTTCCCTTCTCCGGCAAATAGCGAACACTGAATTATATATGGGCTTGGACTACTCCTTTGCCCATATCAACGCCAGCCCTGATTTTGGAATGAACGAGTTGCCTGACTTTATAGAGAACAAGGAACTGAGCAGTAATATCAGTACAATCAGTCCGGATATCCAGTATGATAAACGTGACAACGTATTTACCCCGAACAAGGGCATATACTTGGTTTCGACTTTCCGGATCAATGCTAATTGGACTGGCAGTGATTACGATTACCAAAAGCTTAATTTGGCTGGATTTAAATTCTTCCAGCCCAGTCCAAAATGGGTAAGTGGTGTCAGGCTGGAAGGCTTGTGGCAATTTGGTGATCCTCCGTTTTATGCGAGTCCTTTTATAGATATGCGTGGGGTGCCGATGGCCCGATACCAAGGGGATCAGATATACATGCTGGAGACAGAGCAGCGCTATGATTTCAGTATGCGATGGAGTGGCACCCTGATCGCCGGGCTTGCCAAAGCCCCAACAGCAGACGTCAATTTTAGTGCTTCTGATTTGATCTATACCTATGGAGCAGGGTTCCGGTACTTGTTGGCCAGGAAGTTTGGCCTTCGCACGGGCGTGGATGTGGCATGGTCCAATGATGATTTTGGCTGGTACATCGTCTTTGGGCATGCTTGGAACAATAGAAATTGA
- a CDS encoding helix-turn-helix domain-containing protein, which yields MKPLLFKIAKTNEEAVRILQEDYPYFYDKLHYHVETQFMVIVEGEGTYFIGDAIGNFKAGDVFMLGPNLPHFFRSAQPYYDAQSTLHSRNISVLFALESMGERMLGLSEFHSVKELLERSKRGLKLEGDIRRKMFSAAHKMAKKEGLERIIHLFKYLHKLSTSDELTPLSHINFEPEPLPADTKKINRVIHFIMENFSRDIAVSDAANVANLSINAFCRYFKTHTRKTFSQFLNEIRIGQACKLLIAGGLSVKEVAFQSGYVNISYFNRQFKQITGLTPSQYAKAHRSR from the coding sequence ATGAAGCCCTTGCTGTTCAAAATCGCCAAGACCAATGAAGAAGCTGTACGGATTTTACAGGAGGACTATCCCTATTTTTATGATAAGTTGCATTACCATGTGGAGACACAGTTTATGGTAATAGTGGAAGGAGAGGGGACTTACTTTATTGGAGATGCCATTGGGAACTTTAAGGCAGGAGATGTATTTATGCTTGGGCCAAATTTACCCCATTTTTTTAGAAGTGCCCAACCATACTATGATGCTCAGTCCACATTGCATTCGAGGAATATTTCTGTACTTTTTGCATTGGAATCCATGGGTGAGCGGATGCTGGGGCTTTCGGAATTTCATTCAGTGAAGGAGCTGCTGGAACGAAGTAAGCGGGGACTGAAGCTTGAGGGGGATATTAGGAGGAAAATGTTTAGTGCTGCGCATAAAATGGCGAAAAAAGAAGGTTTGGAACGCATTATTCACCTATTTAAGTACCTGCATAAACTGTCCACGAGTGATGAGCTTACTCCTCTGAGCCATATCAATTTTGAACCGGAGCCATTGCCTGCGGATACCAAAAAAATCAATAGGGTAATCCACTTTATCATGGAGAATTTTTCTAGGGACATAGCCGTTTCAGATGCGGCGAATGTAGCCAACCTTAGCATCAATGCTTTTTGTAGGTATTTTAAGACACATACCAGAAAGACTTTTTCTCAATTTCTGAATGAAATCAGGATTGGGCAAGCTTGTAAACTGCTGATAGCGGGAGGGCTCAGCGTGAAGGAAGTGGCCTTTCAAAGTGGGTACGTTAATATTTCTTATTTCAACAGGCAATTTAAGCAAATCACCGGCTTGACACCCTCCCAGTATGCAAAGGCGCATCGGTCCCGCTAA
- a CDS encoding PepSY-like domain-containing protein, producing the protein MKGIAIILFLGVLFCGAVHAQEERVVLKQVSDSEVPKAVVEAIKKDFPQSVVDEVKILPADGIDSWKVTDVQNTMSPGDEMTYYAISFYGDGVSGQVLYDADGEMVVYKKVITNEALPPSIRSYIGNNYSGWAFIKDKEIIKKSPTAATDVYTVVIKKGNDKKTLHFDGSGNPID; encoded by the coding sequence ATGAAAGGGATCGCGATTATTTTATTTCTAGGAGTTTTGTTTTGCGGGGCTGTTCATGCTCAGGAAGAAAGAGTAGTTCTGAAGCAAGTAAGCGATAGTGAGGTGCCCAAGGCGGTCGTGGAGGCCATTAAAAAGGACTTTCCCCAATCTGTAGTAGATGAAGTGAAGATCCTTCCCGCGGATGGGATAGACAGTTGGAAAGTGACTGACGTACAAAATACCATGTCTCCAGGTGATGAAATGACCTATTATGCCATCAGTTTTTATGGGGATGGTGTTTCAGGCCAAGTGCTGTATGACGCAGATGGAGAAATGGTGGTCTATAAAAAAGTCATCACGAATGAAGCTTTGCCACCTTCCATCAGAAGCTATATCGGTAACAATTATTCCGGATGGGCATTTATTAAGGACAAAGAAATCATTAAGAAGAGCCCGACCGCCGCGACGGATGTATATACCGTAGTGATCAAAAAAGGTAATGATAAGAAGACCTTGCACTTTGATGGTTCGGGGAATCCTATTGATTGA
- a CDS encoding DUF4136 domain-containing protein codes for MKRKTSIFAFLSAFFMLISSHYVVAQVKSDYDKETDFSKYKTYSFEGWQKESDQHLNEFDKKRILESLKSEFAMRGMVHSEDNADAKIALYVVLDQKTSTTAYTDFMGGYGYGPRWGWGMGAGNVSATTTYSNDDYTEGTLVVDMYDSDSDKLVWQGILTSTVTEKPEKRDKTIPKNIKKLMKKFPVDKVK; via the coding sequence ATGAAACGTAAAACATCTATTTTCGCATTTCTGTCGGCATTCTTCATGCTGATAAGCAGCCATTATGTAGTCGCACAGGTTAAAAGTGATTATGATAAGGAGACGGATTTTTCGAAGTATAAGACTTATTCCTTTGAGGGATGGCAAAAAGAAAGTGACCAGCATCTCAATGAATTTGATAAAAAGCGTATTCTGGAATCATTAAAATCAGAATTTGCAATGAGGGGGATGGTTCATTCGGAGGATAATGCTGATGCAAAGATAGCCCTTTACGTAGTGCTTGACCAGAAAACCAGTACCACAGCATACACCGATTTCATGGGCGGGTATGGATATGGGCCGAGATGGGGTTGGGGCATGGGAGCTGGTAATGTGAGCGCCACCACTACCTATTCCAACGATGATTATACCGAGGGGACATTGGTGGTGGATATGTATGATAGCGACAGTGATAAGTTAGTTTGGCAAGGGATATTGACCTCTACAGTGACCGAAAAGCCTGAGAAGCGGGACAAGACCATTCCTAAGAATATCAAAAAACTCATGAAGAAATTTCCGGTGGATAAAGTGAAATAA
- a CDS encoding DUF4136 domain-containing protein yields MMKLQNMLSFLAVGMVAGLSWSCLPSGPDYVEDMDIVYTTYQEDYDFMAQGTYAMPDQIVSDVKVNEGDTTYVYLDDEYATPILSEIAQNMESYGWERVDMEDAPDMLMMPAATSTTNYYYYWWYDWWWGWYYPGWWGWYYPPYYPVSSYSTGSLIMVLTDPSAADNNPINKSNAAWLSVSNGILTYYNDIDRVTDAIDQAFDQSPYLQTQ; encoded by the coding sequence ATGATGAAGTTACAAAACATGTTATCCTTTTTGGCCGTCGGCATGGTCGCTGGCCTCTCTTGGAGTTGTCTTCCTTCAGGTCCAGATTACGTGGAGGATATGGATATCGTCTATACGACCTATCAGGAGGATTATGATTTTATGGCTCAAGGCACTTACGCAATGCCTGATCAGATCGTCTCAGATGTGAAAGTGAACGAAGGCGATACGACGTACGTGTACCTTGATGATGAATATGCTACGCCGATTTTGTCTGAGATAGCCCAAAATATGGAAAGCTATGGATGGGAGCGTGTGGATATGGAGGATGCTCCAGACATGCTGATGATGCCTGCTGCCACCTCTACTACCAATTATTATTACTATTGGTGGTATGATTGGTGGTGGGGCTGGTATTACCCAGGATGGTGGGGTTGGTATTATCCTCCTTATTACCCTGTCAGTAGCTATTCGACTGGATCCCTGATCATGGTGCTTACAGACCCCAGTGCTGCTGATAACAATCCGATAAACAAGTCCAATGCGGCTTGGCTATCTGTCAGCAATGGTATCTTGACGTATTATAATGACATCGATCGTGTTACTGACGCCATTGACCAGGCTTTTGACCAATCTCCTTATTTGCAAACTCAATAA
- a CDS encoding SelT/SelW/SelH family protein, with protein MHNHVKITYCTQCRWMLRAAWMGQELLTTFEGELEELSLRPGRGGIFEITANGQLIWSRKEKGRFPEITELKQLVRDVIAPDKSLGHADRGNG; from the coding sequence ATGCACAATCACGTAAAAATCACTTATTGCACCCAGTGCCGCTGGATGCTCAGAGCGGCTTGGATGGGGCAGGAGTTGTTGACCACTTTTGAAGGGGAGCTGGAAGAGCTAAGCCTTCGTCCCGGCAGGGGAGGGATTTTTGAAATCACTGCCAATGGCCAATTGATATGGTCGCGCAAAGAAAAAGGCCGCTTTCCTGAAATTACCGAATTGAAGCAGCTTGTCAGGGATGTGATTGCTCCTGACAAGAGCTTGGGACATGCGGATAGAGGGAATGGATAG
- a CDS encoding HdeD family acid-resistance protein — protein sequence MNSQTNPIANTIRHWYVLSFVGLLFIILGIYTFVTPAKAYLAMSFLFSLSFLVTGIGEISFSILSKRVFDRWGWILAFGLLNCLVGILLLSRPEVSLATMPLYLGFLILFRSVGGISYAFEMKQLGFSDWSSLLFLGILGVVFSFILIWNPVLGGLTIVSWTALSFVSIGILSVYLSLQLRKFGNG from the coding sequence ATGAATTCACAAACCAATCCTATTGCGAACACCATCCGACATTGGTATGTTTTGTCTTTTGTAGGACTGCTATTTATCATTTTAGGAATTTATACATTCGTTACCCCTGCAAAGGCCTACTTGGCCATGTCCTTTCTTTTTAGCCTATCATTTTTGGTGACTGGAATTGGGGAAATATCCTTTTCGATTTTGAGTAAGCGGGTTTTTGACCGATGGGGATGGATTTTGGCATTTGGCTTACTCAATTGTCTGGTGGGCATTCTGCTGCTTAGCCGGCCAGAAGTTTCGCTGGCCACGATGCCTCTCTATCTGGGTTTTTTGATCTTGTTTAGGTCAGTAGGAGGGATTAGCTATGCCTTTGAAATGAAACAACTTGGGTTTTCGGATTGGTCAAGTCTGTTGTTCTTAGGGATTCTAGGGGTGGTTTTTTCCTTTATTCTTATCTGGAATCCGGTACTGGGAGGTCTGACCATTGTCAGCTGGACAGCCCTGAGTTTCGTGTCCATCGGTATATTGAGTGTTTATTTGTCCTTGCAGTTACGGAAATTTGGAAACGGCTGA
- a CDS encoding outer membrane beta-barrel protein, with the protein MKKLLIMLVLGVVISLQASAQESRVTLSYPVGFAIGDLSDYVKPTSFRGIAIDYRKMISENVGVGLSTGWNVFYEELAYDTYHFENQSVSGKQYRYSNHVPVLFNAAYYFKPRAAVNPFASVGIGTIYTRRNTDMGQFTLEQEAWNFALAPEVGMLIDVANSFATSVSIQYYNGFQAGNELNEPQSYFALKLGFEL; encoded by the coding sequence ATGAAAAAACTATTGATAATGCTTGTTTTGGGAGTGGTGATTTCCCTTCAAGCCTCCGCACAAGAAAGTAGGGTGACCCTGTCCTATCCGGTGGGATTTGCGATAGGAGACCTGAGTGATTACGTAAAGCCCACCAGCTTTAGAGGCATTGCCATCGATTATAGAAAGATGATCAGCGAAAACGTGGGCGTGGGGCTTTCCACGGGCTGGAATGTCTTTTACGAGGAATTGGCTTACGACACGTATCACTTTGAAAACCAGTCCGTATCCGGAAAGCAATACCGCTATAGTAACCATGTGCCCGTTTTGTTTAACGCGGCGTATTACTTCAAGCCACGGGCAGCAGTCAATCCCTTTGCCAGTGTGGGCATTGGTACTATCTATACCCGGCGAAATACCGATATGGGGCAGTTTACGCTAGAACAAGAAGCTTGGAATTTTGCTTTGGCCCCAGAGGTGGGAATGCTGATCGATGTGGCGAATTCCTTTGCTACCTCTGTTTCCATCCAATACTATAATGGATTCCAAGCGGGAAATGAACTGAACGAACCGCAGTCTTATTTTGCCCTAAAACTGGGTTTTGAGTTATAA
- a CDS encoding RNA polymerase sigma factor, which produces MFRNNEKGLYLYDELKNIMVTCSPDIELLEGIRNDDLRAFEQLYDQYWELMYRAAIGRIKSQDLAQDVVQDIFIDFWNRRKSLEINVGLKVYLLTAVKYRVFRWAENIHRHEQLREIHFEGLKTEIAPLEFEEVFSLIEVKLEKLSPAHRNIFRMNKLEGLSVSEISCQVNMAPQSVRNVLSKTTKYLKKELKGYYFL; this is translated from the coding sequence TTGTTCAGAAACAATGAGAAGGGGCTTTACCTTTATGATGAATTGAAAAACATCATGGTAACGTGTTCCCCCGATATTGAATTGCTGGAAGGTATTCGCAACGATGATCTACGTGCTTTTGAACAGCTGTATGATCAGTATTGGGAGCTTATGTATCGGGCAGCCATTGGACGGATCAAGTCCCAAGATTTGGCTCAAGATGTGGTACAAGATATTTTTATTGATTTTTGGAATCGTCGCAAGTCCCTTGAAATCAATGTTGGTCTAAAAGTCTATCTTTTAACCGCTGTTAAGTATAGGGTGTTTCGTTGGGCGGAAAATATTCATCGGCACGAACAGCTTAGGGAAATACATTTTGAAGGATTGAAAACTGAGATAGCTCCTTTGGAGTTTGAGGAGGTGTTTAGCTTGATTGAAGTGAAATTGGAGAAGCTTTCACCAGCACACCGTAATATTTTTAGGATGAACAAATTGGAAGGACTCTCCGTCAGTGAGATCAGCTGCCAGGTTAATATGGCGCCCCAATCCGTTCGTAATGTACTTTCCAAAACCACAAAATACTTGAAGAAAGAGCTAAAAGGATATTACTTTTTATAA
- a CDS encoding HAD family hydrolase, with product MRSKQDLIVLFCGLAFCLSVFSCSSETEKISDEPTNSREIAGAGTALPSWNEGSTKQAILDFVEDVTNPQSANYIEPKDRIATFDNDGTLWSEQPVYFQFFFAIDRIKAMATDHPEWKDQQPYKAILENDMPALMEQGMAGLLKVVMTTHAGMTTDEFEKIVSDWVATAKHPTKNRPYTDLIYQPMLELVKYLQQNDFKVFIVSGGGIDFMRPWAEDVYGIPKDRIVGSSIKTEYDYNDGQPIIKRLPEIDLIDDKEGKPIGIHRYIGRKPVFAAGNSDGDLQMLRWTAANSAKSFKLFVHHTDEAREWAYDRDSHIGAFDKGWDEAKEKGWTLVDMKEDWKVIYPYELDSVD from the coding sequence ATGAGAAGTAAACAGGATTTAATTGTTCTTTTTTGTGGTTTGGCATTTTGCCTAAGCGTGTTTTCCTGTTCATCAGAAACGGAGAAAATTTCTGATGAACCTACCAATTCCAGAGAGATAGCTGGTGCAGGTACGGCTCTTCCTTCCTGGAATGAAGGGAGCACAAAACAGGCCATACTTGATTTTGTGGAAGATGTGACCAATCCCCAAAGCGCGAATTATATCGAGCCGAAAGACCGTATAGCTACTTTTGATAATGATGGCACGCTATGGTCAGAGCAGCCGGTTTATTTTCAGTTTTTCTTTGCTATCGACCGAATCAAAGCCATGGCTACAGACCACCCCGAATGGAAAGACCAGCAACCGTATAAGGCAATTCTGGAAAACGATATGCCGGCACTGATGGAGCAAGGCATGGCGGGGTTGCTTAAGGTCGTGATGACCACGCATGCGGGAATGACCACAGATGAATTTGAAAAAATCGTTTCAGATTGGGTTGCTACGGCAAAACATCCTACCAAAAACCGTCCCTATACAGACCTGATCTATCAGCCCATGCTGGAGCTGGTGAAATATCTTCAGCAAAATGACTTCAAGGTGTTTATTGTGTCTGGTGGAGGAATTGATTTTATGCGCCCATGGGCCGAAGATGTCTATGGTATTCCTAAGGACCGGATCGTTGGGAGCAGTATCAAAACTGAATATGACTATAACGATGGCCAGCCCATCATCAAAAGGCTGCCAGAAATTGACCTGATCGATGATAAGGAAGGAAAGCCCATTGGTATCCATCGGTATATTGGTCGGAAGCCGGTTTTTGCCGCAGGCAATTCTGATGGGGACTTACAGATGCTCCGGTGGACAGCTGCCAATTCGGCAAAGAGTTTCAAGCTCTTTGTACACCATACAGATGAAGCAAGGGAATGGGCCTATGACCGGGATTCCCATATTGGGGCATTTGACAAGGGCTGGGACGAAGCCAAGGAAAAAGGCTGGACACTTGTGGACATGAAAGAAGACTGGAAGGTCATCTACCCCTATGAGCTGGATTCAGTAGATTGA